The following proteins are encoded in a genomic region of Triticum dicoccoides isolate Atlit2015 ecotype Zavitan chromosome 1B, WEW_v2.0, whole genome shotgun sequence:
- the LOC119302464 gene encoding histone H3.v1-like, translating to MASPQSSYGSSEENASSDDSDHQVVEKQPLREESEEETGGNEESEEEEEEEEGPDDNNIHQPPLQGDTVPDSESPPRSQPKRKAVDAEPVEHKRMRSAEAPQPRMQPEAAEVTLIQPEVAEHALTKSDAEKLFQVKIDFYWHLGQEVLALEEKHPGLFKSSFLKLPDEKARTLNAKLQKQHIAKLKALLWLADIRKEVTNSLINCLD from the coding sequence ATGGCCTCCCCGCAATCCTCCTACGGCTCATCCGAGGAAAACGCCTCCTCCGACGATTCTGACCACCAAGTTGTGGAGAAGCAGCCTCTAAGAGAAGAATCGGAGGAGGAGACTGGGGGCAATGAAgaatcggaggaggaggaggaggaggaggaggggccggaCGACAATaacatccaccagccgccactgcAAGGCGACACGGTCCCAGATTCCGAGTCGCCGCCCAGGTCCCAACCCAAGAGGAAGGCCGTGGATGCAGAACCTGTCGAGCACAAGAGGATGAGGTCGGCCGAGGCGCCGCAGCCTAGGATGCAACCTGAGGCCGCTGAAGTTACTCTGATTCAACCTGAGGTCGCTGAACATGCTCTGACTAAGAGCGATGCGGAGAAGCTATTCCAAGTCAAGATCGATTTTTATTGGCACCTTGGGCAAGAGGTGTTGGCCCTAGAGGAGAAACATCCTGGGTTGTTCAAGTCTTCGTTCCTGAAGCTTCCTGACGAGAAGGCCAGGACACTCAATGCCAAACTTCAGAAGCAACACATTGCAAAATTAAAGGCTTTGTTGTGGTTGGCTGATATCAGAAAGGAGGTGACGAACTCCCTCATCAATTGTCTCGACTGA